In Brachypodium distachyon strain Bd21 chromosome 2, Brachypodium_distachyon_v3.0, whole genome shotgun sequence, one genomic interval encodes:
- the LOC100846816 gene encoding photosystem II reaction center W protein, chloroplastic translates to MATISAAAATTVVARAVTTRPQALGLPQLRARSERVRCSYSKDAKEATPTTSVRGAGASLLAAAGAVTASAAPALALVDDRMSTEGTGLSLGLSNNLLGWILLGVFGLIWSLYTVYTSGLDEDEESGGLSL, encoded by the exons atggccaccatcagcgccgccgcggcgaccACCGTCGTCGCCCGTGCCGTGACCACCCGGCCGCAGGCTCTAG GGCTGCCACAGctgagggcgaggagcgagaGGGTGAGGTGCAGCTACTCCAAGGACGCCAAGGAGGCGACCCCGACCACCAGCgtgcgcggcgccggcgcgtccctgctcgcggcggcgggcgcggtgACCGCgtccgcggcgccggcgctggcgctcgtGGACGACCGGATGTCCACGGAGGGCACCGGGCTGAGCCTCGGCCTGAGCAACAACCTGCTGGGGTGGATCCTCCTGGGTGTCTTCGGCCTCATCTGGTCCCTCTACACTGTCTACACCTCTGGCctcgacgaggacgaggagtcCGGTGGCCTCTCGCTCTAA